A single region of the Mugil cephalus isolate CIBA_MC_2020 chromosome 4, CIBA_Mcephalus_1.1, whole genome shotgun sequence genome encodes:
- the cd8a gene encoding T-cell surface glycoprotein CD8 alpha chain, which yields MDPKWIQVLLVLVFYQKTAFGIKEGEKFTIKCRPTTSGTMIIWFRVLDKSGMEFLASLSNNGVVKASRTDFTQIFSHSSDPHVLTLNSFKNSRDSGIYTCGSLYKGNQLIFGNVTRLSGEKPTPAPPTVPPVTQATSTTPSPCECKGVSSKGQVLSGTSSPSFFCTPIILGPLAGGCGLLLLLLLITTIYCNRIRTRRCPHHYKRKPRAAVPEKQMMVNRHV from the exons ATGGACCCAAAATGGATTCAGGTTCTGCTGGTTCTGGTGTTTTACCAAA AAACTGCTTTTGGAATAAAAGAAGGGGAGAAATTTACTATTAAATGTCGACCTACGACATCAGGAACAATGATCATCTGGTTCCGTGTGCTGGACAAGTCTGGCATGGAATTCCTCGCATCTTTAAGCAACAATGGCGTGGTGAAGGCATCTCGAACCGACTTCACCCAGATCTTCTCTCACTCAAGTGATCCTCATGTTCTAACGCTGAATTCCTTCAAAAATAGTCGTGACAGTGGCATTTATACCTGTGGGTCACTTTACAAAGGCAATCAGCTCATCTTTGGAAACGTGACCCGACTGTCCGGAG AAAAGCCAACGCCAGCACCACCAACAGTACCACCAGTCACACAAGCTACGTCAACAACTCCTTCGCCCTGCGAATGCAAGGGCGTGAGCTCAAAGGGACAAGTGCTGTCAG GGACATCCAGTCCGTCCTTCTTCTGTACTCCCATCATACTGGGCCCACTGGCCGGCGGCTGtggccttcttcttctgctcctcctcatcaccaCCATATACTGCAACC GGATAAGGACAAGGAGATGCCCCCACCATTACAAAAGaaa
- the cd8b gene encoding LOW QUALITY PROTEIN: uncharacterized protein cd8b (The sequence of the model RefSeq protein was modified relative to this genomic sequence to represent the inferred CDS: inserted 1 base in 1 codon): MILLPLAWTLLNVWSLTAGADNEVRLQNDNKHKGVLYPKISSNESVECVCEQTTCDQAFWYRILDSNQTFQYLGKCNNAERFVXGEVDPARFKFTKRGSNGFLLRIMNVTPADAGVYSCVLKSKNIELWRTGPLILPGGTPPTAPPKLQPKPKEPPRTNTVKCCSSKKKEGCSHMVLWPMVGIITGLAVVLIGTLYYFSRLPKKCRHRFAKKRQTS, from the exons ATGATCCTCCTGCCACTAGCATGGACGCTGCTCAACGTCTGGTCCCTGACAGCCG gGGCCGACAACGAGGTCAGgctgcaaaatgacaataaacacaaaggCGTCCTTTATCCCAAGATCAGCAGCAATGAGagtgttgagtgtgtgtgtgaacagaccACCTGTGACCAGGCCTTCTGGTACCGCATTCTTGACAGTAACCAAACATTTCAGTACCTGGGCAAATGCAACAACGCTGAGCGTTTTG CCGGTGAGGTGGACCCGGCACGCTTTAAATTTACTAAGAGGGGCAGTAATGGCTTTCTCCTACGTATCATGAATGTGACACCAGCGGACGCGGGGGTTTATTCTTGCGTCCTAAAGAGCAAGAACATAGAGCTGTGGAGGACCGGACCTCTTATCCTGCCGGGAG GGACCCCTCCAACAGCGCCTCCTAAACTACAACCAAAACCCAAAGAGCCCCCACGAACCAATACGGTCAAGTGCTGCTCTTCGAAGAAAAAAG AAGGCTGCAGCCACATGGTTCTGTGGCCAATGGTCGGAATCATTACGGGCTTGGCTGTCGTCCTCATCGGCACATTGTACTATTTCAGCC GGCTACCCAAAAAGTGCCGCCACCGCTTCGCGAA AAAGAGGCAGACATCCTAA
- the zmat1 gene encoding zinc finger matrin-type protein 1, which produces MDDTSVCTLLSAQSDAQHYITSTPNAASVTDADKVINTKIASTQVEGDTSEEELLKGLLTDSYCHVCEAVLLFESQRLSHYEGKKHAQKLKVYLQTRKEEKMNKAPQKAMTTDKDRFCELCNMVFSSQVVARSHYEGKVHTKNLRKQGLRPPDKGMGVCSSPSLIQDPDHSDQMSSSEGGIGLLLDPAGTTATQSTEADLKDPNKHCSLCASSFNTPQMAAQHYNGRKHQRNQARQELLKELGDGVQQGDSLMCQMCSVQFNSVEMYQAHMQGSKHQIKEKKVVDLCKSQQKVYTTFSDELADYIQVQQARGIKTSQVLPQRDTQENEEGDEGQKALNTGDAKEWYKPVSGLPPTSKPLNPSRPGSYNPAETWRPSYPGPPRPSYGWNYNLPLPVLPSSGSPQVAGHQKRGRHRRESSSSSYTTSSSSSSYSSCSSSTSDSGDSECRLREKKRKRKSRKDRGRRGRDEESEEEWKKGRKRQRRERDKDSEERRREQSVESGEEGRRKGLKNHGKRRRKEKKSQENFEMERGERVSVKLKPQDTTENRKETELQVGDGLDVEQREGGDEESAKTKHRKEKKKVKDKVDTRTEEEKLWDDSILGC; this is translated from the exons atggacgacacGAGTGTCTGTACTCTGCTAAGTGCGCAGTCAGACGCCCAACATTACATTACCAGTACACCTAACGCGGCTTCTGTCACAGATGCTGATAAAGtaataaacactaaaatagCTAGTACCCAAGTTGAAG GAGACACGAGTGAAGAGGAGCTACTTAAGGGTCTCCTCACCGACAGTTACTGCCATGTCTGCGaagctgtgctgctgtttgaatCTCAGCGACTCTCCCACTATGAG GGAAAGAAACATGCTCAGAAACTCAAGGTTTACCTGCAGaccagaaaagaagagaagatgaaCAAAGCACCACAG aaagCCATGACTACTGATAAGGACCGCTTCTGTGAGCTGTGTAACATGGTGTTCAGTTCACAAGTGGTGGCAAGGTCACACTATGAAGGCAAAGTCCATACAAAAAATCTCCGTAAACAAGGTCTTCGTCCACCAG ACAAAGGCATGGGAGTGTGTTCTTCACCGAGTCTCATTCAGGACCCTGATCATTCTGACCAGATGTCATCCTCAGAGGGTGGTATAGGGCTTCTTCTGGACCCTGCAGGCACCACGGCAACCCAGAGCACAGAGGCTGATCTGAAGGATCCTAACAAGCACTGTTCCCTTTGTGCCTCCTCTTTCAACACGCCCCAGATGGCCGCGCAGCATTACAACGGACGCAAACATCAGAGAAACCAAGCCAGGCAGGAGCTGCTCAAAGAGCTAGGAGACGGTGTCCAGCAAG GTGACTCTCTCATGTGTCAAATGTGTAGCGTGCAGTTCAACTCTGTGGAGATGTACCAGGCCCACATGCAGGGGAGCAAACACCAGATCAA GGAGAAGAAGGTCGTTGACCTGTGCAAATCCCAACAAAAAGTCTACACTACATTTTCTGATGAACTGGCCGATTACATTCAGGTCCAGCAGGCTCGTGGAATCAAGACCAGTCAAGTGCTCCCTCAGCGTGACACACAGGAGAACGAAGAGGGCGACGAAGGACAGAAAGCATTAAACACGGGGGATGCGAAAGAATGGTATAAACCCGTGTCCGGCCTCCCTCCCACGTCAAAGCCTCTTAATCCCTCCCGCCCTGGTTCTTACAACCCAGCTGAAACATGGCGTCCTTCGTATCCGGGCCCACCGCGGCCGTCGTACGGCTGGAACTACAACCTCCCTCTTCCGGTCCTCCCGTCCTCAGGTTCTCCCCAGGTCGCTGGTCACCAAAAAAGGGGGAGGCACAGACGAGAGTCGAGCTCCTCCTCGTACACtacctcatcctcttcctcctcgtattcctcctgcagcagcagcacaagtgACAGCGGCGACAGTGAATGTAGgctcagagaaaagaagaggaaaaggaagtcCAGGAAGGACAGAGGCAGGAGGGGAAGAGACgaggagtcagaggaggaatggaagaaggggaggaagcgccagaggagagaaagagacaaggactcagaggagaggagaagagagcaaTCTGTGGAGtcaggagaggaggggaggaggaaaggacTAAAAAATCATGGCAAGCGGAgacggaaagaaaagaaatcccaGGAGAACTTTGAGATGGAAAGAGGTGAAAGGGTGTCAGTGAAATTAAAGCCGCAAGACACGACGGAGAACAGAAAAGAGACTGAACTGCAGGTCGGCGATGGACTCGATGTTGAGCAAAGGGAGGGTGGAGATGAAGAGTCGgccaaaaccaaacacaggaaggagaagaagaaagtgaaagacAAAGTAGACacaaggacagaagaggagaagctTTGGGATGACTCCATTCTCGGTTGTTAA
- the gnrh2 gene encoding progonadoliberin-2 codes for MCVSRLVLLMGLLLCVGAQLSYAQHWSHGWYPGGKRELDSFGPSEISEELKLCEAGECSYLRPQRRSILRNIILEALARELQKRK; via the exons ATGTGCGTGTCTCGGCTGGTTTTGCTGATGGGGCTGCTTCTCTGTGTGGGGGCTCAGCTGTCCTACGCCCAGCACTGGTCCCACGGTTGGTACCCCGGAGGCAAGCGGGAGTTGGACTCCTTCGGCCCATCAGAG ATCTCAGAGGAGCTCAAGCTGTGTGAGGCAGGGGAATGCAGCTACTTGAGACCCCAGAGGAGGAGCATCCTCAGAAACATTATT CTGGAGGCCTTAGCCAGGGAACTCCAGAAGAGAAAGTGA